A genome region from Cervus elaphus chromosome 18, mCerEla1.1, whole genome shotgun sequence includes the following:
- the STEAP2 gene encoding metalloreductase STEAP2, with protein sequence MESISMMGSPKSLSETFLPNGINGIKDARKVTVGVIGSGDFAKSLTIRLIRCGYHVVIGSRNPKFASEFFPHVVDVTHHEDALIKTNIIFVAIHREHYTSLWDLRHLLVGKILIDVSNNMKVNQYPESNAEYLASLFPDSLIVKGFNVISAWALQLGPKDASRQVYICSNNIQARQQVIELARQLNFIPVDLGSLSSAREIENLPLRLFTLWRGPVVVAVSLATFFFLYSFVRDVIHPYARNQQSDFYKIPIEIVNKTLPIVAITLLSLVYLAGLLAAAYQLYYGTKYRRFPPWLETWLQCRKQLGLLSFFFASVHVAYSLCLPMRRSERYLFLNMAYQQVHANIENSWNEEEVWRIEMYISFGIMSLGLLSLLAVTSIPSVSNALNWREFSFIQSTLGYVALLISTFHVLIYGWKRAFEEEYYRFYTPPNFVLALVLPSIVILGKIVLLLPCISQKLKRIKKGWEKSQFLEEGIGGAVPHLSPERVTVM encoded by the exons ATGGAATCAATCTCCATGatgggaagccccaagagtcTTAGTGAAACTTTTTTGCCTAATGGGATAAATGGTATCAAAGATGCAAGGAAGGTCACTGTGGGTGTAATCGGAAGTGGGGATTTTGCCAAATCCCTGACCATTCGACTTATTAGATGTGGCTATCATGTGGTAATAGGAAGCAGAAATCCTAAGTTTGCTTCTGAATTTTTTCCTCATGTAGTAGATGTCACTCACCATGAAGATgctctaataaaaacaaatataatatttgttGCTATACATAGAGAACATTATACCTCCCTGTGGGACCTGAGACATCTGCTTGTGGGTAAAATCCTGATTGATGTGAGCAATAATATGAAGGTAAACCAATACCCAGAATCCAATGCGGAATATTTGGCTTCATTATTCCCGGACTCCTTGATTGTGAAAGGATTTAATGTTATCTCAGCTTGGGCACTTCAGTTAGGACCTAAGGATGCCAGCCGGCAG GTTTATATATGCAGCAATAATATTCAAGCTCGACAACAGGTTATTGAACTTGCCCGTCAACTGAATTTCATTCCCGTTGACTTGGGATCATTATCATCAGCCAGGGAGATTGAAAATTTACCCCTGCGACTGTTTACTCTCTGGAGAGGGCCAGTGGTGGTAGCCGTAAGCCTggccacatttttctttctttattcttttgtcaGAGATGTGATTCATCCCTATGCTAGAAACCAGCAGAGTGACTTTTACAAGATTCCTATTGAGATTGTGAATAAGACCTTGCCCATAGTTGCCATTACTTTGCTGTCGCTGGTCTACCTGGCAGGTCTCCTGGCAGCTGCTTATCAGCTTTATTATGGCACCAAGTATAGGAGATTCCCACCGTGGTTGGAGACCTGGTTACAGTGTAGAAAACAGCTTGGATTATTAAGCTTTTTCTTCGCTTCGGTCCATGTTGCCTACAGTCTCTGCTTACCAATGAGAAGGTCAGAGAGATACTTATTTCTCAACATGGCTTATCAGCAG GTTCATGCAAATATTGAAAACTCTTGGAATGAGGAAGAAGTCTGGAGAATTGAAATGTATATTTCCTTTGGCATAATGAGCCTCGGCTTACTTTCCCTCCTGGCAGTCACCTCTATCCCTTCAGTGAGCAATGCTTTAAACTGGAGGGAATTCAGTTTCATTCAG TCTACCCTTGGATATGTAGCTCTGCTCATAAGTACTTTCCATGTTTTGATTTATGGATGGAAACGAGCTTTTGAAGAAGAGTACTACAGGTTTTATACACCACCAAACTTTGTTCTTGCTCTTGTTTTGCCCTCAATTGTAATTCTGGGTAAGATTGTTTTACTTCTTCCATGTATAAGCCAAAAGCTAAAGAGAATTAAAAAGGGCTGGGAAAAGAGCCAATTTCTAGAAGAAGGTATTGGAGGAGCAGTTCCTCATCTCTCACCAGAGAGGGTTACAGTAATGTGA